In Candidatus Aminicenantes bacterium, a single genomic region encodes these proteins:
- a CDS encoding ABC transporter permease — translation MRARRLGLAAGFSSIRPIIRKEFRQIRRDPRTLIFLLALPGFLLLMYGYALNFDFKHIPMAVCDQDRSPESRDFLERLGTTEYFDIRFRLDDPRQVDGLFGLDKARVAVVVPRGFAEDLASAGGAEIQVLLDGTNATSAGTAAGYIAAIVQGASIRMTTRVLDGRGFRGPALPVQAEVRVWYNPELRSALFLVPGLMAFILMIIVVISTAFSIVREKERGTMEQILVSPVRPFALIVGKTVPYVLISLLSAHLVLGLGWILFGVPIRGSYPLLLLVMGLFLLGGLGQGILISTVTRTQQVAFMISILTTFLPTFILSGFVFPIRNMPGIIRAVSALVPARYFLSALRDLMIKGVGIAAFWDQMLFLAAFAILTIVVSTARLRRTSGEERVKGRAR, via the coding sequence GTGAGGGCGCGGCGGCTTGGACTCGCGGCCGGGTTCTCCTCCATTCGGCCCATCATCCGCAAGGAGTTCAGGCAGATCCGCCGCGATCCGCGGACCCTCATCTTCCTCCTGGCCCTGCCCGGTTTCCTGCTGCTGATGTACGGCTATGCCCTGAATTTCGACTTCAAGCACATCCCGATGGCCGTCTGCGACCAAGACAGGAGCCCGGAGAGCCGGGATTTCCTGGAGCGGCTGGGGACGACGGAATACTTCGACATCCGATTCCGCCTGGACGATCCTCGCCAGGTGGACGGCCTGTTCGGGCTCGACAAGGCCCGGGTCGCTGTCGTCGTTCCGCGCGGGTTCGCCGAGGATCTGGCCTCGGCCGGCGGAGCGGAGATCCAGGTCCTCCTGGACGGCACGAACGCCACCAGCGCGGGGACGGCGGCCGGCTATATCGCTGCCATCGTCCAGGGTGCTTCGATCCGGATGACGACCCGAGTCCTGGATGGGCGTGGCTTTCGCGGCCCTGCGCTTCCCGTTCAGGCCGAGGTCCGGGTCTGGTACAACCCGGAACTGCGCAGCGCCCTCTTTCTCGTCCCGGGGCTGATGGCCTTTATCCTCATGATCATCGTAGTCATCTCGACCGCGTTCTCCATCGTTCGGGAGAAGGAGCGGGGGACCATGGAGCAGATTCTCGTCTCGCCTGTCCGGCCCTTCGCCCTGATCGTCGGCAAGACCGTTCCTTACGTTCTGATCTCGCTTCTCTCGGCCCATCTAGTCCTGGGCCTGGGCTGGATCTTGTTCGGCGTCCCCATCCGGGGCAGCTACCCGCTTCTCCTGTTGGTCATGGGGCTGTTCCTGTTGGGCGGACTGGGCCAGGGCATCCTCATATCGACCGTGACCCGGACCCAGCAGGTGGCGTTCATGATCTCGATCTTGACCACTTTCCTGCCGACTTTCATCCTGTCGGGCTTTGTCTTTCCGATCCGCAACATGCCGGGGATCATCCGGGCCGTGAGCGCCCTCGTCCCGGCCCGCTATTTTCTGTCCGCCCTGCGGGACCTTATGATCAAGGGGGTCGGGATTGCGGCCTTTTGGGACCAGATGCTCTTCCTGGCGGCGTTCGCGATCCTGACCATCGTCGTCAGCACGGCCCGCCTGCGCCGGACCTCGGGTGAGGAGCGGGTCAAGGGGAGGGCGCGATGA
- a CDS encoding MG2 domain-containing protein, with product MRKRTVRMHMLIGILVLLAVVVAGAIRGKTMQDRPKVNTVELWAQVAKAEKDGLPQTAVDLLKKIYTASAADRQPAEALRALTRQLILEATIEGNQPGPRLVRLQEEIGKAPESLKPMLRIVLARWYWSYFSRNRWRFTGRTATEGVDDKDFTTWDLPRLLRTIDGLYQDIFKDAENLKKTPIAAFLGFLLPGDQPSTRRPTLYDFAAFEALEFYASGEQAAARPEDAFEITADSAALAPAAEFLKYEPETTDQEAPALRALRVFQGLLAFHKGDADGDAAFDIDLQRLDFAKASAGDAARDRYIQRLRELVEVHAASPLQASALARWAEAVHESGDFIQAYALAKRGADAHPKSIGAANCRVLMARITAREFDVRTEGVVAPDRPARLVVEYRNVTRLHFRAVREDFAGLLAGRGAETLFWLNDDAVAKILTRAPQARWSADLKPTKDYQSRRALVEMPALKPGFYYLLASHDESFANKANKVEAASFWVSDLGFVAGTAGLIPEGLIVRAASGDPVPGADIVAYEWDYNKSALVKIGTAKTDAQGAFFLQAGDSYRNRVFHVRTADGGEIAETQIDRSYDRTEREAPVTVFFTDRSIYRPGQTIFFKGLCLNVDRAADNYRILPKQSVRVVFRDANREEIAALSLTTNDFGSFSGSFSAPTDRLTGAMTIQAENPAGQASVRVEEYKRPKFEVKLAVPEREFKLGETIEFAGAATTYAGAPVDGASVKYRVVREVRYPWWWFYWRGGSGGDSQEIAHGTVRTDVEGKFTVRFPAKPDASVPADPGTVFTFAVTADVTDGTGETRSDEGRVRVGFASLEASLSGSDWQEKGKPVVLTASTLTLNGKRVAAKGVIEVSPLLGPERPEPADLIGESAVLEAEAGASGPEAGFARTADWRKWPAGAVVVKRDFETVLDERQACRIPFDLGPGAYQARLRTKDKDGVAVETRFAFLVLDPAATSFPVKVPFHAASRRDIVDVGDDYELWWGTGYAKGPILIDFYQNGRRLERAWASAEATQGRTTVRVAEKHRGGFTIVLTMVKDNRLYRETRRVLVPWSNKRLDLRWKTFRSKLRPGQAETWSLEIKGPKAAAAAAEMVASLYDASLDQFLGHGFPGVMNIFRSDTTNLRSGYSNRRQDLRDYVDRLNSIPSTATPLYIRFPEDVVERLFGFDYPSRRMMARPGAIPEAEPSMAMDVAAAPASELKSMAGGIVGGVVGGIAAPPPPVKKPAEVDLSAVKARKNLSETAFFYPQLLADKNGTVTIEFKIPEALTRWKFLGFAHDKDLRSGSIEAEAVTQKELMVQPNPPRFLREGDVIELTVKVTNMTETEQAGAVELAFFDPRTEAPLDAALANKSRRQAFTLPAKQSRSFAWPIAVPDGLEAVGYKAVAAAGDFSDGEEGAFPVLSRRMLVRESIPLWISDKGEKSFRFDKLADSGGSGSLRQLGLTVQMASNPAWYAIQALPYLMAYPYECAEQIFNRLYANGLAGRIAASDPKIRRVFDLWKGTPALVSNLEKNQDLKSVLLQESPWVLEAKNETQAKHAIGLLFDENTLASSLKNAYGKLAAMQLADGSWPWFPGGRGDSYITLYLVTGFGRLKRLGVTDVSQDLAVKAIDHLDEWIDKVYREIVKDKTQALNHLSPTIALFLYGRSFFLKEKPVPDAARKAFDYFLGQGAKFWLPLDNRQSQAHLAVGLKRFGDAATPGKIMRSMKERSKLDPELGRYWAETELAWWWYRAPIETQAMMIEAFDEVLGDAKAVEECKIWLLKQKQTQDWKTTKATADAIYALVLKGTDILASDAVVEVRLGGQAVKPETVEAGTGFYEKRYAPGEIRPAMGEIVVKKTDPGIAWGGVHWQYLEDIGKITPHAQNPLTLKKTVFVRRATAKGPVIEPVRGPLAVGDTVVVRIELRTDRDLEYVHMKDHRGSGLEPVNVLSQYKFQDGLAYYEATKDTASHFFIDYLPKGTYVFEYQLRVVHRGTYQNGMAHIECMYAPEFNSHSGSVEIIVR from the coding sequence ATGCGCAAAAGAACCGTCCGGATGCACATGCTGATCGGCATTCTCGTCCTCCTGGCCGTCGTCGTGGCCGGCGCCATCCGAGGAAAAACGATGCAAGACCGACCCAAGGTGAACACGGTCGAGCTCTGGGCCCAGGTTGCCAAGGCCGAAAAGGATGGGCTGCCCCAGACCGCCGTCGACCTGCTGAAGAAGATCTATACCGCCTCCGCCGCGGACCGCCAGCCGGCCGAAGCCCTGCGGGCTCTGACCCGGCAGCTCATCCTGGAGGCGACGATCGAAGGGAACCAGCCGGGGCCGCGCCTCGTCCGGCTGCAGGAGGAGATCGGGAAGGCTCCCGAATCGCTCAAGCCGATGCTGCGGATCGTGTTGGCCCGCTGGTACTGGAGCTATTTCTCGCGCAACCGCTGGCGGTTCACCGGGCGGACCGCGACGGAGGGTGTCGACGACAAGGATTTCACGACTTGGGACCTGCCCCGGCTGCTGCGGACGATCGACGGGCTCTATCAGGACATCTTCAAGGACGCGGAGAACTTGAAGAAGACTCCGATCGCGGCTTTCCTGGGCTTTCTTCTGCCGGGCGACCAGCCGTCTACTCGGCGGCCGACGCTCTATGATTTCGCGGCCTTCGAAGCGCTCGAGTTTTATGCTTCCGGCGAGCAGGCCGCGGCCCGTCCCGAGGACGCTTTCGAGATTACGGCTGACTCGGCCGCCTTGGCCCCAGCGGCCGAATTCTTGAAGTACGAACCCGAGACGACGGATCAGGAAGCCCCCGCCTTGCGGGCTTTGCGAGTCTTTCAGGGCCTGCTGGCCTTTCACAAGGGCGACGCCGACGGCGATGCGGCGTTCGATATCGACCTCCAGCGGCTCGATTTCGCCAAAGCCTCGGCCGGCGACGCCGCCCGCGATCGCTATATCCAGCGCCTGCGCGAACTGGTCGAGGTGCATGCCGCCTCGCCGCTTCAAGCCTCCGCCCTGGCCCGTTGGGCCGAAGCGGTGCACGAGTCCGGCGATTTTATCCAGGCCTATGCCTTAGCCAAGCGGGGCGCCGATGCCCACCCCAAGTCGATCGGGGCGGCGAATTGCAGAGTTCTGATGGCCCGCATCACGGCCCGCGAGTTCGATGTCCGGACCGAAGGGGTGGTGGCGCCGGACCGTCCGGCCCGGCTGGTTGTTGAATACCGGAACGTCACCCGGCTCCATTTTCGGGCCGTGCGGGAGGATTTCGCCGGCCTGTTGGCCGGCAGGGGGGCCGAGACGCTCTTCTGGCTGAACGACGATGCCGTGGCCAAGATTTTAACCCGGGCGCCCCAGGCCCGTTGGTCGGCCGACCTGAAGCCCACCAAAGACTATCAATCGCGCCGGGCATTGGTGGAGATGCCGGCCCTCAAGCCCGGCTTTTATTACCTGTTGGCCAGCCATGACGAGTCGTTCGCGAACAAGGCCAATAAAGTCGAAGCCGCGTCGTTCTGGGTTTCCGACCTCGGTTTCGTGGCCGGGACCGCCGGACTCATTCCGGAAGGCCTCATCGTTCGGGCCGCCTCGGGCGACCCGGTCCCCGGCGCGGACATCGTTGCCTATGAATGGGATTACAACAAGTCCGCCCTGGTTAAGATCGGCACGGCCAAGACCGATGCCCAAGGCGCCTTCTTTCTTCAGGCCGGCGACTCGTATCGCAATCGTGTTTTTCACGTCCGGACGGCCGATGGAGGAGAGATCGCCGAGACGCAGATCGACCGGTCCTACGATCGGACCGAACGAGAGGCGCCCGTCACGGTCTTCTTCACCGACCGCTCCATTTACCGTCCCGGGCAGACGATCTTTTTCAAGGGCCTCTGCCTGAATGTCGACCGGGCCGCGGACAATTACCGGATCCTGCCCAAGCAGTCCGTGCGGGTCGTCTTCCGGGACGCCAACCGCGAGGAGATCGCGGCTTTGAGCCTGACGACGAACGATTTCGGGTCCTTCAGCGGCTCGTTTTCCGCGCCGACCGACCGGCTGACCGGGGCCATGACCATTCAGGCGGAGAATCCGGCCGGGCAGGCGTCGGTCCGGGTGGAGGAGTACAAACGGCCCAAGTTCGAGGTCAAGCTGGCCGTTCCCGAGCGGGAGTTCAAGCTGGGCGAGACGATCGAGTTCGCCGGCGCGGCGACGACCTATGCCGGTGCTCCGGTCGACGGCGCCTCGGTCAAATACCGGGTCGTACGCGAAGTCCGGTATCCCTGGTGGTGGTTCTATTGGCGCGGCGGCTCCGGCGGCGACTCGCAGGAGATCGCCCACGGCACCGTCCGCACCGACGTCGAAGGAAAGTTCACGGTTCGCTTTCCGGCCAAGCCCGACGCTTCGGTTCCGGCCGATCCCGGTACGGTCTTCACGTTCGCGGTTACCGCCGACGTCACCGATGGGACGGGCGAAACGCGCAGCGATGAAGGCCGGGTCCGGGTGGGGTTCGCCTCGCTCGAGGCCTCGCTGTCCGGCTCCGACTGGCAGGAGAAGGGCAAGCCCGTGGTCCTCACGGCTTCCACGCTGACCTTGAACGGCAAGCGCGTCGCGGCCAAGGGGGTCATCGAGGTGTCCCCGCTCCTCGGGCCCGAGCGGCCCGAGCCGGCCGACCTCATCGGCGAGAGCGCCGTCCTCGAGGCGGAAGCGGGGGCATCCGGGCCCGAAGCCGGGTTCGCCCGGACCGCGGATTGGCGCAAGTGGCCGGCCGGGGCGGTCGTGGTGAAACGGGACTTCGAGACCGTCCTCGACGAACGCCAGGCCTGCCGGATCCCGTTCGATCTTGGGCCGGGTGCGTATCAAGCCAGGCTCCGGACCAAGGACAAGGATGGAGTCGCGGTCGAAACGCGGTTCGCCTTCCTGGTGCTCGATCCGGCGGCGACATCCTTCCCCGTCAAAGTCCCATTCCACGCCGCCTCCCGCCGGGATATTGTCGACGTCGGCGATGATTATGAACTGTGGTGGGGGACCGGGTATGCGAAAGGCCCGATCCTGATCGACTTCTATCAGAACGGGCGCCGGCTCGAGCGGGCCTGGGCTTCGGCCGAGGCGACCCAAGGCCGCACCACCGTGCGGGTAGCCGAAAAGCACCGCGGCGGATTCACGATCGTCCTGACCATGGTCAAAGACAATCGGCTCTATCGGGAAACCCGGCGGGTGTTGGTCCCTTGGTCGAATAAGCGCCTGGACTTGCGCTGGAAGACGTTCCGCTCCAAGCTGCGCCCGGGCCAGGCCGAGACCTGGTCGCTCGAGATCAAAGGCCCCAAGGCCGCGGCGGCGGCGGCTGAAATGGTCGCCTCGCTCTATGACGCTTCTCTCGACCAGTTCCTTGGCCACGGGTTCCCCGGGGTCATGAACATCTTTCGCTCCGACACGACTAATCTTCGGTCCGGCTACAGCAATCGGCGCCAGGACCTGCGGGACTATGTCGATCGACTCAACTCCATCCCCTCGACCGCAACGCCCCTCTATATACGTTTTCCAGAGGATGTGGTGGAGCGCCTGTTCGGATTCGACTATCCGTCCCGCCGGATGATGGCCCGGCCGGGCGCGATCCCGGAAGCTGAGCCGAGCATGGCTATGGATGTGGCCGCTGCCCCGGCCTCCGAGCTCAAATCGATGGCCGGGGGAATCGTGGGCGGAGTCGTCGGCGGTATCGCCGCTCCTCCGCCGCCCGTGAAAAAGCCGGCCGAAGTTGATCTCTCAGCCGTCAAGGCCCGCAAGAACCTCTCCGAAACGGCATTCTTTTATCCCCAGCTTCTGGCCGACAAGAACGGCACGGTGACGATCGAGTTCAAGATCCCCGAGGCCTTGACCCGCTGGAAGTTCCTAGGCTTCGCCCACGACAAGGATCTGCGCAGCGGATCCATCGAAGCCGAGGCCGTGACCCAGAAGGAGCTCATGGTCCAGCCGAATCCGCCCCGCTTCCTCCGCGAGGGAGACGTGATCGAGCTCACCGTCAAGGTCACCAATATGACCGAGACCGAACAGGCCGGCGCTGTCGAGCTGGCCTTTTTCGACCCGCGGACCGAGGCTCCGCTTGACGCGGCCTTGGCCAACAAGTCCCGCCGTCAAGCCTTCACCTTGCCGGCCAAGCAGTCCCGATCGTTCGCCTGGCCCATCGCCGTTCCGGACGGGCTGGAAGCGGTCGGCTATAAAGCCGTGGCCGCGGCGGGGGACTTTTCCGACGGCGAGGAGGGGGCGTTCCCCGTCCTTAGCCGGAGGATGCTGGTCCGCGAATCGATCCCCCTGTGGATATCGGACAAGGGCGAGAAATCGTTCCGTTTCGATAAGCTGGCCGACTCCGGCGGGTCCGGCTCGCTTCGACAGCTCGGCCTGACCGTGCAGATGGCTTCCAACCCGGCTTGGTACGCCATTCAGGCCTTGCCCTATCTCATGGCATACCCTTATGAATGCGCCGAGCAGATCTTCAACCGCCTCTACGCCAATGGCCTGGCCGGCCGCATCGCCGCTTCGGATCCCAAAATCCGGCGCGTGTTCGATCTTTGGAAGGGGACGCCTGCGCTTGTCTCCAACCTGGAGAAGAACCAGGACCTTAAGAGCGTCCTGCTTCAGGAATCGCCCTGGGTGCTGGAGGCAAAGAATGAGACCCAGGCCAAGCATGCCATCGGCCTGCTGTTCGACGAGAACACGCTGGCCTCGAGCTTGAAAAACGCCTACGGCAAGCTGGCGGCCATGCAGCTCGCCGACGGGTCCTGGCCCTGGTTCCCCGGCGGCCGGGGCGACAGCTACATCACCCTCTACCTCGTCACCGGCTTCGGCCGCCTCAAGCGTTTGGGAGTCACAGACGTTTCCCAAGATCTGGCCGTGAAGGCGATCGATCACCTGGACGAATGGATCGACAAGGTCTATCGGGAGATCGTCAAAGACAAGACCCAGGCCCTCAATCACCTAAGCCCGACGATCGCGTTATTTCTCTATGGCCGGAGCTTCTTCTTGAAAGAGAAGCCCGTGCCGGATGCCGCCCGCAAAGCCTTTGATTATTTCCTCGGGCAAGGGGCGAAATTCTGGCTCCCGCTCGACAACCGGCAGAGCCAGGCCCACCTGGCCGTCGGCCTGAAACGGTTTGGGGACGCGGCAACGCCGGGCAAGATCATGCGCTCGATGAAAGAGCGGAGCAAGCTGGACCCCGAGCTGGGCCGCTACTGGGCCGAGACCGAGCTCGCCTGGTGGTGGTACCGGGCGCCCATCGAGACCCAGGCCATGATGATCGAGGCCTTCGACGAGGTCCTGGGCGATGCCAAGGCGGTCGAGGAGTGCAAGATCTGGCTGCTGAAGCAGAAGCAGACCCAGGACTGGAAGACGACCAAAGCCACAGCCGACGCGATCTATGCCCTGGTCCTCAAAGGCACGGACATTCTGGCCTCGGACGCGGTCGTTGAAGTCCGGCTGGGCGGGCAGGCCGTCAAGCCCGAAACCGTCGAGGCCGGGACCGGCTTCTATGAAAAGAGGTATGCGCCGGGCGAGATCCGTCCCGCCATGGGCGAGATCGTCGTCAAGAAGACGGACCCCGGGATCGCCTGGGGCGGCGTCCATTGGCAGTACCTCGAGGACATCGGCAAGATCACGCCCCATGCCCAGAACCCACTGACTCTGAAGAAGACGGTCTTCGTCCGCCGGGCCACGGCCAAGGGGCCGGTCATCGAGCCGGTTCGCGGGCCGCTCGCGGTCGGCGACACGGTCGTCGTTCGGATCGAGCTTCGAACGGATCGGGACCTGGAGTACGTCCATATGAAGGACCACCGGGGCAGCGGCCTGGAGCCGGTCAATGTCCTGTCGCAGTACAAGTTCCAGGACGGGCTGGCCTATTATGAAGCGACCAAGGACACGGCCAGCCACTTCTTCATCGACTACCTGCCGAAGGGCACCTATGTCTTTGAGTACCAACTGCGGGTCGTCCATCGCGGGACATACCAGAACGGCATGGCCCATATCGAGTGCATGTACGCGCCCGAGTTCAACAGCCATTCCGGGAGCGTCGAGATCATCGTTCGATAA
- a CDS encoding ABC transporter permease, translated as MKAILAVLKKEFIQLRRDKRMAPILFISPILQLLLLGYAVNMDVRDIPSVVCDQDRTPQSRSYLDAFFHSGYFSRLEDVERPDQIDVRIDRGDAAMAMIIPRGFGERLLAGRGAVAQIIADGTESQSATIGLNYAAMITSRFSQSLLVETFVRLRGARLQPVLITPEVRVFYNPDLKSRNFLVPGVLGLILMIMTMMLSSMGIVREKETGTLEQLIVTPIRPGQIILGKLLPFLFIGVVEVVLVTSLVVFGFHIPLRGSGLLLGGMSLIFMLTTLSLGLFISTISRNQQQAMLTAVFFMIPMILLSNFVFPIETMPGFFRAVTTVVPIKYFFSVIRGIFLKGSGWAELWDEAAAMAVFGAVVLALSIARFKKRLE; from the coding sequence ATGAAAGCCATCCTGGCCGTGCTGAAGAAGGAGTTCATCCAGCTCCGCCGCGACAAGCGAATGGCGCCTATCCTCTTTATTTCGCCTATCCTCCAATTGCTGCTGCTGGGTTACGCCGTGAACATGGACGTGCGGGACATCCCCTCGGTCGTCTGCGACCAGGACCGGACGCCGCAGAGCCGCTCCTATCTGGACGCGTTCTTCCACTCCGGCTATTTCTCGCGGCTGGAAGACGTTGAAAGGCCCGATCAGATCGATGTCCGGATCGACCGCGGCGATGCCGCCATGGCCATGATCATCCCCCGCGGCTTCGGCGAGCGGCTCCTGGCTGGTCGGGGGGCCGTAGCCCAGATCATCGCCGACGGCACGGAGAGCCAATCGGCGACCATCGGACTCAACTACGCCGCCATGATCACGTCCCGATTCTCCCAATCCCTGCTTGTGGAGACTTTCGTCCGCCTGCGCGGTGCCCGTCTGCAGCCGGTGCTGATCACGCCGGAGGTCCGAGTCTTCTACAATCCCGACTTGAAAAGCCGCAACTTCCTCGTGCCCGGGGTCCTGGGATTGATTCTGATGATCATGACCATGATGCTGAGCTCGATGGGGATTGTCCGGGAGAAAGAGACGGGCACCCTGGAGCAGCTCATTGTGACCCCGATCCGTCCCGGTCAGATCATCCTGGGCAAGCTCCTGCCGTTCTTGTTCATCGGAGTCGTTGAAGTCGTCTTGGTGACCAGCCTGGTGGTGTTCGGATTCCATATCCCGCTCCGGGGGAGCGGTCTGCTTCTTGGCGGCATGAGCCTCATCTTCATGCTGACGACCCTAAGCCTGGGCCTGTTTATCTCGACCATCTCCCGCAACCAGCAACAAGCCATGCTGACGGCTGTCTTCTTCATGATCCCGATGATCCTGCTGTCGAACTTCGTCTTTCCCATCGAGACCATGCCCGGCTTCTTCCGGGCCGTGACCACGGTCGTCCCGATCAAGTATTTCTTCTCGGTCATCCGCGGCATCTTCCTCAAGGGATCGGGTTGGGCGGAGCTGTGGGACGAGGCCGCGGCCATGGCCGTCTTCGGCGCGGTCGTGCTGGCCTTGAGCATCGCCCGCTTCAAGAAACGGTTGGAGTGA
- a CDS encoding glycosyl hydrolase: MRADLEAGFRRPPDEARPWVYWFIMDGNSSREGITADLEAMKRAGIGGVILLEVDVGIPRGPVEFMSPAWRALFKHAVEEAERLGLEITLNAGPGWTGSGGPWVEPGQSMQHLVASATEAVGPTHFDAILPQPPPRPRYFGGKVPEALDKARESFYVDVAVLAVPTTPAGARIADIDEKALFLRHPYSSMAKVKPFLPAPAAYPTAAASAVVDRGRIIDISGRLEANGRVAWDVPAGRWTLLRFGRVSTGANTRPAPLPGLGLESDKFDPAALDAHYKAYIGALLAEIGPRPAGRRTGWTMLHIDSWEMGAQNWSSAFREEFRRRRGYDLFSFLPVWTGRIVDSPEISERFLWDLRRTAQELVVENHARHLKELGRRDGFGLSIEPYDMNPCADLSLGAEADVPMGEFWARGFGFDTSYSVFEAVSIAHTRGRTIVGAESFTADDREAWRLHPGAMKDQADWAFAAGINRFVIHRYAHQPRLDQAPGMTMGPYGVHYERTQTWWEMSSAWNLYLARCQFLLRRGLPVADILYLVPEGAPQVFVPPPSALWGPKPVQNRGVFQFDGCAPENLIERASVRDGRIVFPGGCSYAVLVLPERETMTPSLLRKVRDLVADGATVMGPRPSASLGLEGYPASNAEIKGLAEEVWGNRPAPERVMRPARAFGKGRIFETPRPAANPTADGSIPQYPEYGLTAGVLTASRTPPDFSSNGAFRFLHRQDGETDIYFVSNPSEEAVKVACSFRTAGKTASLWDAVTGRIRPAPALVEDHGQSRMELTLEAHGSIFVVFQPRGAASRTEPSNVADLRPAAEIRGPWAVSFGTGPEAPAEFVLPELIDLAGHADEAVRHFSGTTVYTAEFAGPNPAGRVVLDLGRVEVMAKVRLNGRDLGVLWHAPFRVDVTDALRPGPNKLDIEVANLWLNRLIGDAALPPDKRPARTTWNPYKADTPLPPSGLIGPVRLLVPESR, encoded by the coding sequence ATGCGGGCCGATCTCGAAGCGGGTTTTCGCCGGCCTCCGGATGAGGCCCGCCCCTGGGTCTATTGGTTCATCATGGACGGCAATTCGAGCCGGGAAGGGATCACCGCCGACCTGGAAGCCATGAAACGGGCCGGGATCGGAGGCGTCATCCTCCTCGAGGTCGACGTCGGCATCCCCCGCGGCCCGGTCGAATTCATGAGCCCGGCCTGGCGGGCCCTGTTCAAGCACGCCGTCGAGGAGGCCGAGCGGCTCGGCCTGGAGATCACTCTCAACGCCGGCCCCGGCTGGACGGGCAGCGGCGGCCCTTGGGTCGAACCCGGCCAATCCATGCAGCATCTCGTCGCCTCGGCAACCGAGGCGGTAGGCCCGACCCATTTCGATGCCATCCTGCCGCAGCCCCCTCCCCGGCCCCGCTACTTTGGCGGGAAAGTGCCCGAGGCATTGGACAAGGCCCGGGAGTCGTTCTATGTCGATGTGGCGGTGCTGGCTGTTCCGACGACGCCTGCCGGGGCCCGCATTGCCGACATCGACGAGAAGGCGCTGTTTCTCCGGCACCCCTATTCCTCGATGGCCAAGGTCAAGCCCTTCCTGCCCGCGCCCGCAGCCTATCCGACGGCGGCCGCATCCGCGGTCGTAGACCGCGGCCGCATCATCGACATCAGCGGCCGCCTGGAGGCGAACGGACGCGTGGCCTGGGACGTCCCGGCCGGGCGCTGGACGCTGCTGCGGTTCGGCCGCGTCAGCACCGGGGCCAACACCCGGCCGGCGCCCCTGCCCGGCTTGGGCTTGGAGTCCGACAAGTTCGATCCCGCCGCCCTGGACGCGCACTACAAAGCCTATATCGGCGCCCTGCTGGCCGAGATCGGTCCCCGCCCGGCCGGACGGCGGACGGGCTGGACGATGCTGCATATCGACAGCTGGGAGATGGGAGCCCAGAACTGGAGCAGCGCTTTCCGGGAGGAATTCCGCAGGCGCCGCGGGTACGATCTCTTCTCCTTCCTACCGGTCTGGACGGGGCGCATCGTGGACAGTCCGGAAATCTCGGAGCGCTTTCTGTGGGATCTTCGCCGGACCGCCCAGGAGCTGGTCGTGGAGAACCACGCCCGGCACCTCAAGGAGCTGGGCCGTCGGGACGGCTTCGGCTTGTCCATCGAGCCGTATGATATGAACCCCTGCGCGGATTTGAGCCTGGGGGCGGAAGCCGACGTACCGATGGGCGAGTTTTGGGCCCGCGGCTTCGGGTTCGACACCTCTTACAGCGTCTTCGAGGCCGTCTCGATCGCCCACACGCGGGGGCGGACGATCGTCGGGGCGGAGTCATTCACGGCGGACGACCGCGAAGCGTGGCGGCTCCATCCCGGGGCGATGAAGGACCAGGCCGATTGGGCCTTCGCGGCCGGGATCAACCGCTTCGTCATCCACCGCTACGCCCACCAGCCGCGTCTCGACCAGGCGCCCGGGATGACCATGGGGCCGTATGGAGTCCACTACGAGAGAACCCAAACCTGGTGGGAGATGTCGTCGGCCTGGAACCTCTACCTGGCCCGCTGCCAGTTCCTGCTGCGCCGCGGCTTGCCCGTGGCCGACATCCTCTACCTAGTTCCGGAGGGGGCACCCCAGGTCTTTGTGCCGCCACCGTCGGCTCTCTGGGGACCGAAGCCCGTCCAGAATCGTGGCGTCTTCCAATTCGACGGCTGCGCCCCGGAAAATCTGATCGAGCGGGCCTCGGTCCGGGACGGCCGAATTGTCTTCCCAGGCGGCTGCAGCTACGCCGTCCTTGTCCTGCCCGAGCGGGAGACCATGACGCCCTCCCTGCTCCGTAAGGTGCGGGATCTTGTCGCGGACGGGGCGACCGTCATGGGGCCACGCCCCTCGGCCTCGCTCGGGCTGGAAGGATATCCGGCCTCGAACGCTGAGATAAAAGGTCTGGCGGAGGAGGTCTGGGGGAACCGCCCGGCGCCGGAGCGGGTGATGAGACCGGCGCGCGCTTTCGGAAAGGGGCGGATTTTCGAAACGCCCAGACCGGCCGCAAATCCGACGGCCGATGGCTCGATCCCCCAGTATCCCGAGTATGGCTTGACCGCCGGGGTGTTGACGGCATCGCGAACCCCGCCCGATTTCTCTTCGAACGGCGCGTTCCGTTTCCTTCATCGCCAAGACGGGGAGACAGATATCTATTTCGTCTCCAATCCGTCGGAGGAGGCCGTCAAGGTTGCCTGCAGCTTCCGCACGGCCGGCAAAACGGCTTCGTTGTGGGACGCCGTCACGGGCCGGATCCGTCCGGCGCCCGCGCTCGTCGAAGATCACGGCCAAAGCCGCATGGAATTGACGTTGGAAGCCCACGGCTCCATCTTCGTCGTCTTCCAGCCGCGCGGGGCCGCGTCGCGGACAGAGCCATCGAATGTGGCCGATCTTCGGCCGGCCGCGGAGATCCGCGGGCCGTGGGCCGTCTCGTTCGGGACGGGGCCGGAAGCGCCGGCCGAGTTCGTTCTCCCGGAATTAATCGACCTGGCCGGGCATGCCGACGAGGCTGTCCGGCATTTCAGCGGCACGACGGTCTACACCGCGGAATTCGCCGGCCCGAACCCGGCGGGCCGCGTCGTCCTGGACCTGGGCCGGGTCGAAGTCATGGCCAAGGTTCGCTTGAACGGCCGCGACCTCGGAGTTCTCTGGCACGCGCCCTTCCGGGTGGATGTCACCGATGCTTTGCGCCCGGGTCCCAACAAGCTCGATATCGAGGTCGCCAACCTCTGGCTCAACCGGCTGATCGGGGACGCCGCGCTTCCGCCCGACAAAAGGCCGGCCCGGACGACATGGAATCCATACAAAGCCGACACTCCTCTGCCGCCCTCGGGGCTCATCGGCCCAGTTAGGCTGCTTGTCCCGGAAAGCCGCTGA